TTTGCACATGAAAAGAAACTTCAAAGAAAATGACCAAagaatctaaaaataaaacagCAAAACAATtgtattttgtgtataaaaaattaatattcacaAAATTGCAACATAATTccgaattaaatttcaatttaagaaaaacaaaaaaacaaaaagaaacgaAAAGTAACAGAACCTAACGTTACAGATCTTAAGATCAACAACCAAACAACCCAACCCACCCACAACCACCGCATCGCCGCCGTGTCATTCTAACAATTTGTCGAGTCCCACCGCGCACCCATCGACATCATAACCTTAAACTCTTCAAAATCAATCATACCATCACCGTCACTATCAACCCCACTAATCATTTTCCGACACTCAGCGATCGAACAACTCTCCCCAATACTACCCATTACCTTATGCAATTCCTCCGCCGAAATCGACCCGTTTCCGTCCATATCGTACACATCAAACGCGTCCTTCAAATTCTCCAACACCTCGTCGGTGTCGACTCCCTGCGTATTCAGCTCCACGAATTCTTGAAAATCTATGAACCCATCTCCGTCGGCGTCGAATTctttaatcatttttattagCTCTTCTTCTTTTGCCTCGTGCCCTAACGACGACATGATGGCGCCGAGCTCCGACGAGGAGATCTTCCCGTCGCCGTTAACGTCGAATTTCTTGAAAACGTGCTCGAGTTCGTCGATTTGGGGTTTGATTTTTAGGGACTGGGTTCTTGATCCGGAGAGCTGCGGCGCCGTTGTGGGTGAATCGGAGTTAGAATCGTCGGAtttcttggattttttccgGTGGAATAGTGCTTTAAACCCCATTTTCTTGAAATGAATGTAAAATGGTTGTGTTTGGTTTGAATGGGGAATTTTGGGTTAAAATTGGAGAGGGGGAGAGAGTTTAGGCGTCATTGCACCACTAATTTGGGAagtttttatttcaattctGTTGGGGTTTGGGgtgtttccaatttttttttttgaattttggatttttagtgCTTGcacgtttattttttttttctcaaactATACCAATTTGTACTACTTATTATTCATCAATTTATTGTTATTGCCTCTTTAACTTCTAGAATTGAGTCAAAAAAACAACTTCTAGaatgataaattattttctaaaattaacaaaaaatatttattatttatctactattttatattattaatttgtaaataatatccatattaatttattattttcatgcataatattgatttattttaattttctatataaTCACCCCATTGAATATATTCTATcaactaataaaattatgtaataAAAATGAGTTTAACTACCAACTACAATAgtattttacaaaaatttaatgttacgaaataataaaagggaggttaaaaaaattgattttttttaacattttatcattttttactaatttagtttttttcttgaaaatatacagcaaattaattataaactaaaaaatttgtCAATAATTTACGATATTAGACTATTTAATGATGTATtaataagttataatttaaacaatatgatgattatttttttgagattttttttgaaGTACTAAAAGAAATTCCTTcccaattattttaaaaaactatatAATAATGTGATATTCTCCATAATAATTCTATTCCATTGAATATGGAAAGTTGCATTTCATCACATTTTGAGCACATAAAATGGAAATGCTAATAACTTTTTAGCCATATATGTACCATCAACAAATTTCAAAGATAagtcaaaaataaaacaaagttGGTATACCACGTCCATATGTGTCCCATCAATTTCCTCT
This window of the Mercurialis annua linkage group LG5, ddMerAnnu1.2, whole genome shotgun sequence genome carries:
- the LOC126679931 gene encoding probable calcium-binding protein CML25, whose amino-acid sequence is MGFKALFHRKKSKKSDDSNSDSPTTAPQLSGSRTQSLKIKPQIDELEHVFKKFDVNGDGKISSSELGAIMSSLGHEAKEEELIKMIKEFDADGDGFIDFQEFVELNTQGVDTDEVLENLKDAFDVYDMDGNGSISAEELHKVMGSIGESCSIAECRKMISGVDSDGDGMIDFEEFKVMMSMGARWDSTNC